The Terriglobia bacterium region GAAGCCCTCCACGTTGTACGGATATGAGAAAAATTGGCGACTCTATATTGAGCCTGAGATGGGAGAGCGGCCTATTGCGGAATTCACCACGGTTGACGGTGGCAACTTTCTTGACAGGCTTATCCGCAAGGGGCTGAATAGTACAACAGTTGCTCACGTTCGTAATACAGCCAATCGCATCTTTGCTCATGCCGCGACAAAGGGAGTCATTGCAGCGAATCCGTTCGCGGGAGCAGTAATGACCGAGAAAGCCAAACCGCCCCAGCGGACATATAAATATTCGATGTTGGAAGTACATGACATTCTGCTGGCATTGCGGGGGAATCTCAAAGCACAATCGGCTGTGGGGCTATGTTTCTTTGGGGGTCTTAGACCTGGAGAGGCGCGGGCGACAAGGTGGGAGAACTATGACGGCGCGACACTGAAGGTTGAGCAATCGGCTTGGAGAAAGCACGTCACGCCGCCAAAGACACGGGAATCCGTTGCGGTAATTCCTGTTCTCGCGCCCTTGCGCGAATTGCTCTCCCGTTTGCATGAGGAACAAGGGAACCAGACCCAGGGCTGGATTCTGTGCGGGGAAAATGGTGCGCCATTGAACCTCGAAATGTTGGCGCGAAACACAATCAAACCGCTACTTAAGTCGGCGGGGATTGAGTGGCACACGTATTACGCTTGTCGGCGCGGTTGCGCGACTGTGGCGACCGACGCCATCAAAGACCCAGTCGGCGCGGCGGGGATGCTGCGGCAAAAAGGAATCGAAACAGCAGCGCGGTTCTACATCGGGACTCAGAGCGAAAGCACAATGCGGGCAATGGCTGAGTTTGAGCGGCTGTATTCGACGGTTGAAAAACAATTGCCCGCTTCAATCTCTGTGTGAAAAGGTGGTCAAAATGAAGTACGAAGTCATGCACACGCGAATTAGGTGTTTGACGTGCGGTCTCATCCAGGATTGCAATGGCATGAGGACAGCAGAGAACGAACGAGACGCGCACGAATTTGGACACTTACATCCGACTGTCATTCAGTGCCGCGTAGGGAGGCAGCGGCGTTGGGTTACGGTGACCGCCACACTAAGCGATGATGGTTGGATTCCGTACACAGACCCGGAAGACTACGGCCACACTTGTCGGGACATTAGCCGTTAGTATGCACGCCGTATGCACGGAAACGTCAAATTATGCACGGGAAATCAGCGCAAGTGATTGATACAATTGAGTTCGGAGAGGTGCGTGAGCGGTCGAAACGGGCGGTCTTGAAAACCGCTGAGCCCGAAAGGGTTCCGGGGGTTCGAATCCCTCCCTCTCCGCCAGCTTTTGACCACGGGTCCTTCGTCGGCTCAGGATTTCGCCTGCGGGCTCCCGCTCGCTTGACGTCCCCGACGAGCCCTGGGGCCCGTTCGCGCGCGGCGTCAAGAACGCAAGGCTTCGGTCGTCAAGCTTCAGGCTTCAGGCGGAGAGCGTAATCGCTCGCGCTTGCGGCCTGAAGCCGGAGCCTGGAGCCTGGTGCCTGACATTCACTCCGGCTCGCTCGCGCGCGCTTTTTGAGGTGCGCCCTTACCGTGCAGCAGCTCGACGATGGCGCGATACAGCCGGGCGCGCATTTCGTAGCGTTCGGATGCCCGCGTGATGTAGCGCACCATGATGTTCACGCCCATGTTGGTCGGCTTCACGTTGATCGCCGGCGCCGCCGAGAACGCCTGCAGCGCGTGACCGCGTGCCACCCGCTGCCATTCCTGCTCCGCCTGACGGACGTTGGCTTCCGTCTCCGCCAACACCTGATCCTGCACCGACTTCAGCACCGGATACGGATCTTCTCCGCTGGGCACGAGCACTTCAATTTCGTCCCACATCCACTGGCCCGTGGTGGAGAAGTTGAAGTAGTGCCCTTCAATGGCAAAGCTGTTGACGAAGGCCACTTTCCTGCCCGTCGGATGTCCAGCGTCGCTCCACTGCCCGGTCTCCAGCAGAACGGTGCGCAGCAGGCCGATCTCCACCACCTCGCCGCCAATTCCGTTGATCTCGACCCAGTCGCCGACGCGAATTCCGTTTTTGCCCATGAGCACGAACCAGCCGAAGAAGGCGACGATGAAATCCTTCAGCGCCACGGTCAGGCCCGCGCCCGCCAGCCCGATGACGGTCGTCATCTGGCCCGGCGCGCCCACGATCACCATCACGATCAGCAGCAGCGCCAGCGCCTGCACCGCGAACCGCGCCACGAAGTGCAGGCTGCGCAGGCGCTTGCGGTCCGGTGTCAGCGAGGCGCTGAAGCGCCCGAGGCCCGCCGTCGCCAGCAAGGCGCCCAGCACGATGAGCAGAATCCACAGCACACCCTGGATCATCCCGTGCACGCTGGCACGCTGCTGCACGGCCACCACACCGGCCCAGTCGCGGTATATATCGCCCAACTCCTGCTCGTTCTGGATGCGCTTGCCGTAGTCGGCGAGGCTCCTTGTGTCTTCGCCCAGCCGCCGCACTGCAGTGACCGCAGCGCTCAGTCCCGCCGATGCCCCGGACTTCTGCTGGTTGATGCGCGACTCCAGATCGTCGTGTGCCTTGGTCAACTCGGCCGCCGCCCTCTCCGCTTCCTGGGACGCCGCCGCCAACTGAAGCTGCTTGCCGCGCAGCAGCTTCCAGTACCGCAAGTGCGACGCCAGCGGCCACGATTCCGGCAGCGGCGGCGCGTTGGGCAGCGCGAAGGCGGTAGTGTGCGTGGCCACGTGCTCATCCAGTAACCGCTTCAGCGCGCCTTGCTGATCGCCGCCCTTGCGCAGCAGATCCTGCTTGGCGTCGGCCACCTCCTCCTGGTCGAGCGCCAGTTGCGCCTGCGCCAGTTGAATCAACTGCTGCACCTCCGGATCATCCTTCGCCTTGGACTCCTGCAGCGCCGCAATCGTGTCCTGGTCGGCGGCGACGCTGGTCTCCGCCTCCTTCAGGAGCGCGGTGATCTTGCGGGTTTCCTCGGTCGGAGGAGCGGGATGCGCCACGGCGTCGCGCAACGAGATCGCGAATGCCAGGTCCACCGCGTCATCGGCAACATTCAGCGCGCGCCGCGCCGGCGGATGTTCTTCCCGGGTCCAGGCCTGCGCCGCCAGCGCCCGCGCCGTCTCCAGCGGCTTCTGGTCCACCAGGTTGCGCCGCCACATGCCCGGGCGCGAGTTGCGAAAACGGCTCACCGCCGGCCCGTTAGAACGCGTCAGTACCCACGCCGTCAACGCCGCCACCGTGACCGCCAGCCACACGCCAAGGATCAGCTTTTGCTTGCGCATCATCGTTGCCCGCGATTCCGCGCCTCGGAAGGGCGCCGCAAAGAACTTCCTAATCTTGCCATTCCGAAAGGCTTTGCCCCGAGGAAACTGTTTTTCCGGGCTTGGCATCTATGCTATTTACTTTCTCACGGGAAAGTACGAGCATATATGTTGCTCTCTGGCCCAATCCAGAACTCCAGGTATGCCGTGCTAGTGCGCTTGCTCATAATCTGTTTGATGCTGAGTTTTACCGTGAGCTTGAGCGGGCGAGGACGTACGCGCGGCTATCAGGCCGGCGGCGGCATTCATCGCAACCAGCCCAAGCAACGCACCAAGAAAGACAAGCAGCCGAAGAAGCCTTCCCCTCCGCCCGAAATCAAAACCGTTCAGCTAAAACCGAGCAACTAAACGAGGCAGGACCTCGACCCATTCCGCGCAACTCGGATCTCACAACCCACGCAATCCGCCGTTCCTTCACCGGATCGAGACCGCCCTATGGCGCCTTCAGGGCGAACACGTCGATCGCGAGTTTGCGCCCGAAGGACGGAGATGCGGCCATGGAGGGCCTCCAGGACTAGCGAGTGGCGTTTGGGACGAGTCGCTGCGGCGTGACCAGAGAAACGTGCAACTCATTTTCGCTTAAACGCAGACACAAAGAAAGCCGCAACATGGACGCGCACATCCTCATCGTCGACGACGAACAAGCTGTTTTCTCCATGCTCAAGGCCGTATTCGAATCCGAGGGATACACGGTCACCACCGCCTCCTCCGGCGCGCAAGCCTGCTGCCTGCTCGCCGTCCAGACTTTCGACGTGGTGCTGACCGACATGCGGATGGAATCCGACAACGCCGGCTTCGACGTGGTCCGCGCCGCCCGCAAGCGCTCCGCTGGCAGCGTCATTGTGATCCTCACCGCCTTCCCTTTGCTCGCCCAGGATTGGCGCGCCGCCGGTGCCGATGCCGCCTTCACCAAGCCCTCCAACATGGCCGCCCTGCTCACCGCCATCCGCGAGCTCCTGGACCAGCACGGCCGGCTGTCAACTCTCTCCCCTGACACCGCCAGCTAGTCTGACTTTGATTCACTCGTAGCGCAGGGCTTCCACGGGATCCAGCTTGGAGGCTTTCCACGCGGGATACAGGCCAAAAAAGAGGCCCACGCTCATGGAACTGATGACGCCCAGGAGGACGGCCCATATCGGCACCGAGGACGGCAGCTTGGGCATGGTCATGTTGATGACGACGCTGATTCCGATGCCGAGCAGCACGCCGATGGCGCCGCCGGCGAGGGTGAGGGTGATGGCCTCGGTGAGGAACTGGCGGATGATATCGCGGCGGCGGGCGCCCATTGCCTTGCGCACGCCGATCTCGCGGGTACGCTCGGTGACCGACATCAGCATGATGTTCATCACGCCAACGCCGCCTACCAGCAGCCCGATGGAACTGACCACCACGGTAACCAGCGCGATGGCGCCCATGATCTGGCGGAACTGTGCCGCCATGGCCTCGGCCGAGCTGACGGAGAAATTGTCCGGTTTGTCGAACGGCACATTCCGGCGGCGGCGCAGCAGACCGCGCACTTCGTCTTCGGCAGCCGCTTTTTGTCCGGGATAAGCCTCGACCCCGATAAAGTGCTCGTCGTAGTTCGGGTGGTGCTTACGGTAGCTGTGGTACGGAACCTGGATGGTCTTGTCGGCCGCTTCATCGCGGAAGAACTGGCCCTTGCGCTTCTCCAGCACGCCGATGACTCGATACTGCACGCCGTCGACGGTGATTTCCTTGCCCAGCGGATCTTCGCCCTGGAAGAGGCCCTCCTGGAGGTCATAACCGATGACCGCCACGTCCATGCGGTGCAGGTCTTCGCCGTCGTTGAAGAAGCGCCCCTTGATGACATGCGCGTTGTACACCTCGGCCCAGCTGGGTACCGTACCGTTGTGATCGACGTTAAAAACCTCGTTGCCCTTGTAGCGCGCGCTCATCGGGCCGCTGCGGCGGTCGAAGCGCGGGAAAATCTCGACCGTGGTGTTCTTGACCGCCGGGCATTCCTCCTTGATGGCGAGCGCGTCCTCCAGGGTGAGTGGTTTGCGCATGCGCTCCTCGGCGGAACGACGTCCGACGTGGAACCCGATGTCCCAGCGGAAGACAAACAGGGTGTTGGGGCCGAAGTCTTCCAGAAAGCTGCGCACGTCTTGATCAAGGCCGACGACGATGGAGCCGACGGCGATCAGCGCGGTCACGCCAATCATGACGCCCAGCACCGTGAGCAGGGACCGTCCCTTGTGCTCGCGCAGGGTGGTGAACGCCATGCGCGCGTTCTCGCCCAGTTGGAAGTGTGGGAGCAACGATTTGTGGTTGCCGTTGGGCATATCTTTGTGGCTGCGTGGTCCGTAGCCCATAGTTCGCAGCCTCTTGACTACCGACTACGGGCTGCCGACGACCATTCGTTTAAGTTTCAAACCTCAGGGCCTCGATCGGATCGAGCTTTGCGGCCTTGCGCGCCGGATAAATTCCGAAGAACAGGCCAACCGCGGTGGATACGGTGAGCGCCACAATCACGGCCGAGAGCGGCACCGCCATCGGGACCGACGTGGTATTGCGCACGATCACGGCGCCGAGCCAAGCGACGGTGACGCCCAGCAGGCCGCCCACGGCCGCCATGACCGAGGATTCGACCATGAACTGCATCAGGATGTCGCGGCGGCGCGCGCCGATGGACTTGCGCACGCCGATCTCGCGGGTACGCTCGGTGACGCTGGCCAGCATGACGTTCATGATAACCACCCCCCCGATCACCAGGAATACGCTGACGATGCCAATCATGCTGGAGGCGAGTACCGCGGTCAGCTTATTCCATAGTCCCATGATGGTGTCGGAGGAGATGATGCCGAAGTTGTCTTCGGCGCCCGGACTGAGGTGCCGCCGCGCCCGCATCAGGGCGCGGACCTCGTCCTTGCTTCGCTCCATCCACTCTGCGCTCCGGCACTGCACGTTGACCGACAGGCTGGAGTCGTGGCCGTAGTGCTTGAGATAGGTTTGAATTGGCAGGTAGACGAAATTGTCCTGCGACTGCCCGAGCACGGTGCCGATGGATTTTGCCGTGCCGACAATCTCGTATTCCTGGCCGTCCACCGTGATGATCTTGCCGATGGGATCCAGGCTGGGGAATAGCCGGTTGGCGGTCTCGCTGCCGGTGAAGGCCGTCATGGCACGGTGTTCATTATCGGCATCGGAGATGTAACGGCCGGTCTGCGGCTCCTCGACGTCCATCTGCCCGATGTTGGCGGTAACGCCGCGGATGGAGACGTCCTCCAGGCTATCGGCGCCGCTTTTCACCTTGCCGTTCTTCCTGACCTCGACGCCGACCTGGAGGGGCAGGCGCAGGCCGGCGCGCAGCGCCTCGTAGTCTTCCCACTCGATTTTGCGGTTGCGGCGCTGCGCCTTCACGAAATCGGCGGCGTTGGTGATGATGGGAAACTGGTGGACCAGGAAAACGTTGGAACCCATGTTGGCCACCCGGTCGGCGATGTAGCGGTTGGTGCCTTCGATGACCGCCACCACCAGGATGAGCGTTGAAACCGACAGGATGATTCCCAGCAGCATGAGGAAGGAGCGCAGCTTGTGGGCGCGCATGGTTTGCAGCGCCACCAACACCGGTTCGCGCACACGAAAGCCGCCTGGCAGGTTGCTCACACTGCAGGATACGTCAATTGCGGCGGCGAAGTTTCGGGAAAATCGGAGGGTTGCGCGTCACACTCCATTGTGACAACGAGATTTTCCGCTTGGGCGGGAGGGCGCGAGCGCATATCGTTAAGTCATTGCCAGTGCAAGAGATTCCCACTTGATTAGGAGCGATTAGTGGAAACCCACCCCCAGGGCTCTCGGGCCAAAGTGTTGCTCACTTCCGTATTCGGGCCTTACGCGCAGGACGACGAGTTCGGCAGCCGGGCCATCAACCCGATGGAGCTGTACCACAACCAGGTGACGCGGGCGCAGGGCAGCTTCTCGCTGCGCATGTTCCATCGTTCCTGGGGGATCATGCTGATCCAGCACAATATCACTGCGCCCTGCACGGTGCTGGATTTCCCCACCCTCGATCACTTCAAGCGCGAGCTGACGACGCAACACTACGACATTGTCGGGATTTCGTCCATCATTCCCAACTTCGGCAAAGTGCGCGAAATGTGCCGTCTGGTGCGCGAGCTGTCGCCCCAGTCGCAGATCATCGTCGGCGGGCACGTCGCCGCCATTCCCGACATTGAGAAGATGCTGGACGCCGACCACATCGTCAAGGGCGAGGGCATCGCGTGGATGCGCCGGTATCTCGGCGAGGACGAGAAAGCGCCCATCCAACATCCGCCGATCATGTCGGCCTTTCAGTTGCGCGTGATGGGGTTGCGCGTGCCGGAATCGAAGCGCACCACCGCGGCGACCATCATCCCGTCGGTGGGCTGCCCGATGGGCTGCAACTTCTGCACTACCTCGGCGTTCTTCGGCGGCAAGGGCAAGTCCGTGAACTTCTACGAGACCGGCGATGAGCTGTTCGAAGTCATGTTGCAGGCAGAAGCCGCGATGAACACCCGCTCGTTCTTCATCATGGATGAGAATTTTTTGCTCAACCGGCCGCGTGCGATGCAATTGCTGGCCCGCATGAAGCAGGAGAACAAGCCGTGGGCCCTGTACGTGTTCTCCTCGGCCAACGCGATCCGCAAGTACACCATGCGGGAACTGGTCGAGCTGGGCGTGTCGTGGGTCTGGATGGGACTGGAGTCCGAGCAGTCCGGCTACGCCAAGCTCAACGGCGCCGATACGCTGCAGTTGACGCGGGAGCTGCACCAGCACGGCATCAAGACGCTGGGCTCCACCATCGTGGGCATGGAGCATCACACGCCGGAGAATATTCGCGGTGAGGTGGAGCACGCCATCGCGCATCAGACCGACTTCCACCAGTTCATGCTGTACACGCCGGTGCCGGGCACGCCGCTGTTCCAGCAGATGACGGAGGAAGACCGCATGCTCGACGTGGACTTGGCCGACATCCACGGGCAGTACAAGTTCAATTTCCAGCACGCGGCGATTTCACGCGACGACTCGAAGATATTTCTCGACTGGGCGTTCTGGCGGGACTTCGAGCGCAATGGACCCAGCGTCTTTCGCATCTGCCGGACGATGCTCCAGGGCTGGATGCGCTACAAGAATTACCACGACGCGCGGGTTCGCGCCCGCTTCGAGTGGGAAGTGAAGCAGTTGAAGGTCGCCTACAACGCCTCGCTGTGGGCCATGGAAAAGCGGCTGAAGCACGCCAATGAGAGCATCAGCCAGCAGATCCGGACGCTGCGCAAGGAAGTGGAGAAGGAATTCGGCCTCGCCGCGCTGAGCGCGCGCGCGTTTTTGGGCCCGCTGCTGCTGTGGGCATCGAAGCGCGAGGACAAGCGCCTGGCCAAGGGCCAGACCTACGAGCCGCCGACGATTGTGGAGCGTCGCAACTGGTCGGAGGCGTGAAGAGGTCGATAGTCGATGGCCGGCGGTCGATGGCCGATTGCGAGTAAACGCTGCTTCCCAGCATCAAACGTGGAGTATCTTCCACGGCCATGAAGCTTGCGCTGCCACAATGCCCAGGCTTTCTCGTATGCATGAGATGGCCTGCCGCTAGCCACGCCCTTTGCGCCATCGACCCTAGGCCATCGACCATCGACTATTCCCAGCCATTGCCTTCCCGCCGCACTCGATTTATGTTCCCTGCATGGCGAAAACGATTCGTGTAGGTGTGCTGTTCGGCGGGCGCAGCGGTGAGCACGAAGTGTCGTTGCTGTCGGCCGCGTCGGTAGTGGAAGCGATTGACAAGAGCAAGTATGAGGTCGTGCCCATCGGCATCACCAAGGACGGCCGCTGGCTGACCGCCGACCACGCCGAGCGGCTGTTGCGCGGCGAGCATAAGGAAGAGCGCCACCTGCGCGCCGGGGATCCGGAAAGCACGCCCGGAGCGGCGCTGCTGGCGAAAGGCGAGTCGGTGATGGTGCCGCCGGTGCCAGGACGCGAACTGGAACCCTTCGAGGTGGATGCCCCGCACCGGAGAGCCAGCGACCGCGCGATCAACGTCGACATCATCTTTCCGGTACTGCACGGGACCTTCGGCGAGGACGGAACCATCCAGGGATTGCTGGAGCTGGCGGACATTCCGTACGTCGGCGCGGGCGTGCTTGGCTCCGCCGCCGGCATGGACAAGGACGTAATGAAGCGCCTGTTCAAGCAGGCGGGGCTCGCTATGGTGAAGCACATCACGGTGCTGCGCTCGCAGTGGGAGCAAGACCCGAAGAAGGTGCGGCGCCAGATCGAGAAAGCGCTCAAGTACCCGGTGTTCGTGAAGCCCGCGAACCTCGGCAGTTCAGTGGGAATTTCCAAAGTGCATGATCGCGGCGAAATCGATGGGGCGATGAAGGAGGCGGCGAAGTTCGACCGCAAGATCATCGTCGAGCAGGGCGTCGGAGGAAAGGGCGGGCGGGCGAGAGAGATCGAGTGCTCGGTGCTGGGCAACGACGAGCCCCAGGCGTCGGTGGCGGGCGAGGTCGTACCCGCGGCGGAATTCTACGACTACAACGCCAAGTACATTGACGAAGGATCGAAGCTGATCATTCCGGCGAAGCTGACGCGGGCGCAGCAGAAAAAAGTGCAGGAGATGGCGGTGAAGGCGTTCCTCGCCGTGGATTGCTCCGGGCTAGCGCGCGTGGACTTCCTGATGGACCCGAAGACGAACCGCATTTACGTGAACGAGATCAATACCATGCCGGGCTTCACCTCGATCAGCATGTACCCCAAGCTGTGGGCGGCCTCGGGAATATCGTATCCCGACCTGATTGACCGCTTGATCCACTTAGGGCTGGAGCGGTTCGAGGAGAAGAAGCGGAACCAGTACACCAAGGATTGAGCTTCGCGGACATATCAGGGCAGGGACCGACTGGAATCACGCTCGACGCGGACACCGCGAACGATTTCCGAGCCGCGCAGCACCGTCGCGGGTGGCCTTGAGCGTGTTGATCAGCGACTCCTTGGGTAATTTCTGAATGATCGGCTCGATCACCCACCCCAGCCCGAAGGGTACGTCCCGCGTCAGCGAAAGGGCGCGACACTCAACGTACACACCTTCCTCGCGCTCCTGAAATCGCCAGTAGGAATGCAGACGCCACAGGAATCCATGGCCCGTATCAGGTGGCTGCACTCGTTCCTGAGCGGTACCCGCCCCCTCCACTTCAGCAACCCGCGTCGTGTTCGAGCGGCAAATCCAGTGCCTTGGGTCCACGGGACGGTAATGCACTTCGTGATCTGTGTCGAGCACCACGGTCATGATTCTTTTCTTGAGAAGTCGCAAGTAAATTTGGAAATCGTTGCCTTGCCGGCTAATCAGTTTCGAGGCAATCACCTCGGGCTTGTAGATGTTCTTGTGATTATCGTAGTTCTGTACCAGCGCCAGCACGTCTTTCGCCGTCGCACCGGAAATCAAGGCCGCGCCAATCCAGTCATGGATCAAGCCGCTGGGGACTTTGACCGGCCCCTGACCCGACCAGAATTCCGCCACAATCTCTCCGGCTTGGACGCGCTGGGCTCGCGCGGGAGTTGCGTCCGACCACAGAAACGGTTCGCCACCCCCCAGATTCTGTTCCATGGCCGCTTCGGCATCGCGAACGTAGGAAGCGAAATTCTCCAGTGTCTTTTGTTTCAGAGTTACCGGAGCGACAGTCGACGCCATGGCGCGTGATCCAATTCGAATCGTGTCATTCCCCTGGCGGGCAGGAATTACGCGCCGGGTTGCGAAACACTCACGACCAGCATCGCCTTCCTGGCGCCCTTCGGCGCGGTGGCGTACGCAAAGTCGATGTTGATGCCCTTCTTTGCCAGCTTCCCGGTTGCCTCTGCCAGAGCCCCTGGTTTGTTGTTGAGTTCAAACTGCTCCAATGTCCCTTCGGTGTAGGACGTACCCGCCTGCTTGAGTGCTTTTTTTGCTTTGTTGACGTTGTCCACGACCACCTGCGCCGAGCCTTGCGTCCCAGCGGTGCTGCCCAGTAAGGCCACGATATTCACCTTCGCATCGGCCAGGACTTGGGCGACCTGAGCCAGTGCTCCGGGCTGATTCTCCAAAGCGACGGTTAGCTGTTTCACTTTCGCCATGCGTAACCTCCACGCAGCCAGTTGAGGCTGTGATTGTGATTGATTGACCGGGAATTGTGCGCACCCGCGCCGTCTTTGGCAAGGACTTTCGGCGTGGGTTCCCGGCCGCTGGTAGCCTCGCGTGTCCTCAGCGCATCGGCCCGTGAAGCAGCTTCGATGTAAAATGCTGGCGAATCCAGCATTCATATCGGACGGAGCGAGCGATGCGCGGAAGCGAGAAAGTGATTGAGCAGTTGAATGCGGCTCTGAGCGCAGAGTTAACGGCTATCGTGCAATGCATGACCCAGTCCGAGATGTGCCAACACTGGGGCTACAAGCAGCTTGGCGACCGCACCAAAGCACGAGCCATCGAGGAGATGAAGCACGCCGAGGGACTGACCGAGCGCATTATTTTTCTCGGCGGCACACCCGCCATCGAGGTTGGGCTAAAACCGCAACTCGGCAGCAACGTGCAGCAGCAAATGGCCATTAACCTCAAGGACGAACAGGATGCGGTGAGCCAATACAACCAAGCCGTGAAGATCTGTTTCGAGGCCAGGGACGAAGGTTCCAAGGTTTTATTCGAGCGAATGATTCAGGACGAAGAGCGGCACGCGGACTACCTGGAGGCCCAAGTTCATTCCATCGAGGAAATGGGCATTGCCAACTACCTCGCACAGCAGTTGCAGGGCGGCGCATGACCTTGCATCGCCAAGTCCAATGGAACTGATAGATCGGTTCAAATTTTCCGCACAAGGGCGGTGTCCATGGCGCTTCCGCTATCCGACGAAATCCGCTCTCTGCTCGATGGCCCCAACTTCGCCCATGTGCTATTGCGGTAGGAAAAGGCTCCGGCGGCGTTCGGTGGCAAGTCGGGTAGATTAGTGACACTCGTGAATAACTTGCCAAGCGCGGCAAGAAACTTCTATTCGCTTAAGCTGCTGACACCATAAAAAACTTCGTCACACCGGTGATGTGATTGTCGTCACAATGGCTGCGCCAACATATGCCACCGAATTGAGCCCGAGAACCGAGAGCAGCCCAGCTACAACGCACCCGACCGCGCCTGAGTAAACACAGCATCAAGCGGAATCGCGGTGCTTCCAATTCCCGAACCAGCGATCAAAGAACGGAAAACGAACGTTGAGCAGGTGGTCGAGAACCTCTGGCAGCCGGGCGGGCACATCGTTTTTCGGCACTACTGCGTCTGCTGCCGAGAATTTGCCGAGGGGAATGCTCGCGGAATGGCATACCAGCAGTACGGGGACGTGAGGCTTGATGTCCTTCATACGGCGCACCGCGGCGCCAGGCCCCATTCCGGGCGCTTCGAGGTCGAGGATGATGGCATCAACCGGTTTCTTCCTGAGCACTGAGTAACCTTCGCGCTCGCTGGTCACGGTTATCACTTTATAGCCGTGGCGTTGGAGCAGCCTCTGCTGCCCCGATCCTCCCAAGCTATTGTCAATGCAGAGGATAATTGGGTATCGTCCGGACACGGGGCTCCCTCCTCAAAAGTCTTTGAGTTGCTTGCGGCGGAAGAATCCGCTCTTGGGAACCAACAGCATCCAACGTGCCAA contains the following coding sequences:
- a CDS encoding response regulator; translated protein: MDAHILIVDDEQAVFSMLKAVFESEGYTVTTASSGAQACCLLAVQTFDVVLTDMRMESDNAGFDVVRAARKRSAGSVIVILTAFPLLAQDWRAAGADAAFTKPSNMAALLTAIRELLDQHGRLSTLSPDTAS
- a CDS encoding site-specific integrase; the encoded protein is MALEIGTSAKELIRSRGRRRKQHRVGCVVKIGASWYVRYYTGRMVQHTKRDGSTATVRELKNHPLGSVSELTKDQARGAAESYLKPLISARGVQSSNLTVGQYYTDVILEWWKRNLKPSTLYGYEKNWRLYIEPEMGERPIAEFTTVDGGNFLDRLIRKGLNSTTVAHVRNTANRIFAHAATKGVIAANPFAGAVMTEKAKPPQRTYKYSMLEVHDILLALRGNLKAQSAVGLCFFGGLRPGEARATRWENYDGATLKVEQSAWRKHVTPPKTRESVAVIPVLAPLRELLSRLHEEQGNQTQGWILCGENGAPLNLEMLARNTIKPLLKSAGIEWHTYYACRRGCATVATDAIKDPVGAAGMLRQKGIETAARFYIGTQSESTMRAMAEFERLYSTVEKQLPASISV
- a CDS encoding radical SAM protein — translated: METHPQGSRAKVLLTSVFGPYAQDDEFGSRAINPMELYHNQVTRAQGSFSLRMFHRSWGIMLIQHNITAPCTVLDFPTLDHFKRELTTQHYDIVGISSIIPNFGKVREMCRLVRELSPQSQIIVGGHVAAIPDIEKMLDADHIVKGEGIAWMRRYLGEDEKAPIQHPPIMSAFQLRVMGLRVPESKRTTAATIIPSVGCPMGCNFCTTSAFFGGKGKSVNFYETGDELFEVMLQAEAAMNTRSFFIMDENFLLNRPRAMQLLARMKQENKPWALYVFSSANAIRKYTMRELVELGVSWVWMGLESEQSGYAKLNGADTLQLTRELHQHGIKTLGSTIVGMEHHTPENIRGEVEHAIAHQTDFHQFMLYTPVPGTPLFQQMTEEDRMLDVDLADIHGQYKFNFQHAAISRDDSKIFLDWAFWRDFERNGPSVFRICRTMLQGWMRYKNYHDARVRARFEWEVKQLKVAYNASLWAMEKRLKHANESISQQIRTLRKEVEKEFGLAALSARAFLGPLLLWASKREDKRLAKGQTYEPPTIVERRNWSEA
- a CDS encoding ABC transporter permease; its protein translation is MSNLPGGFRVREPVLVALQTMRAHKLRSFLMLLGIILSVSTLILVVAVIEGTNRYIADRVANMGSNVFLVHQFPIITNAADFVKAQRRNRKIEWEDYEALRAGLRLPLQVGVEVRKNGKVKSGADSLEDVSIRGVTANIGQMDVEEPQTGRYISDADNEHRAMTAFTGSETANRLFPSLDPIGKIITVDGQEYEIVGTAKSIGTVLGQSQDNFVYLPIQTYLKHYGHDSSLSVNVQCRSAEWMERSKDEVRALMRARRHLSPGAEDNFGIISSDTIMGLWNKLTAVLASSMIGIVSVFLVIGGVVIMNVMLASVTERTREIGVRKSIGARRRDILMQFMVESSVMAAVGGLLGVTVAWLGAVIVRNTTSVPMAVPLSAVIVALTVSTAVGLFFGIYPARKAAKLDPIEALRFET
- a CDS encoding mechanosensitive ion channel family protein, translating into MMRKQKLILGVWLAVTVAALTAWVLTRSNGPAVSRFRNSRPGMWRRNLVDQKPLETARALAAQAWTREEHPPARRALNVADDAVDLAFAISLRDAVAHPAPPTEETRKITALLKEAETSVAADQDTIAALQESKAKDDPEVQQLIQLAQAQLALDQEEVADAKQDLLRKGGDQQGALKRLLDEHVATHTTAFALPNAPPLPESWPLASHLRYWKLLRGKQLQLAAASQEAERAAAELTKAHDDLESRINQQKSGASAGLSAAVTAVRRLGEDTRSLADYGKRIQNEQELGDIYRDWAGVVAVQQRASVHGMIQGVLWILLIVLGALLATAGLGRFSASLTPDRKRLRSLHFVARFAVQALALLLIVMVIVGAPGQMTTVIGLAGAGLTVALKDFIVAFFGWFVLMGKNGIRVGDWVEINGIGGEVVEIGLLRTVLLETGQWSDAGHPTGRKVAFVNSFAIEGHYFNFSTTGQWMWDEIEVLVPSGEDPYPVLKSVQDQVLAETEANVRQAEQEWQRVARGHALQAFSAAPAINVKPTNMGVNIMVRYITRASERYEMRARLYRAIVELLHGKGAPQKARASEPE
- a CDS encoding ABC transporter permease produces the protein MPNGNHKSLLPHFQLGENARMAFTTLREHKGRSLLTVLGVMIGVTALIAVGSIVVGLDQDVRSFLEDFGPNTLFVFRWDIGFHVGRRSAEERMRKPLTLEDALAIKEECPAVKNTTVEIFPRFDRRSGPMSARYKGNEVFNVDHNGTVPSWAEVYNAHVIKGRFFNDGEDLHRMDVAVIGYDLQEGLFQGEDPLGKEITVDGVQYRVIGVLEKRKGQFFRDEAADKTIQVPYHSYRKHHPNYDEHFIGVEAYPGQKAAAEDEVRGLLRRRRNVPFDKPDNFSVSSAEAMAAQFRQIMGAIALVTVVVSSIGLLVGGVGVMNIMLMSVTERTREIGVRKAMGARRRDIIRQFLTEAITLTLAGGAIGVLLGIGISVVINMTMPKLPSSVPIWAVLLGVISSMSVGLFFGLYPAWKASKLDPVEALRYE